The following coding sequences lie in one Oncorhynchus kisutch isolate 150728-3 linkage group LG17, Okis_V2, whole genome shotgun sequence genomic window:
- the marcksl1b gene encoding MARCKS-related protein 1-B, translating to MGSQASKGGVAVEANAADAATVKPNGQENGHVKSNGDATDTAAPNGSADAKEPEAGAGGDAIEPAPDGEAAKPEGEAAAKDISKKKKNFFLKKSFNFKGLKLKKTKKEEVKEEEEEAAASAEEKPAENGAPAATEEKKAEDGEEEVVAATAEAPKAEEAQAKAEEAPKEEEDVKEAAAPAPEPTKPTEETSSTPAAVAPSQQNAE from the exons ATGGGTTCCCAAGCGTCCAAGGGAGGGGTAGCTGTGGAGGCGAATGCTGCGGATGCCGCCACCGTCAAACCGAATGGACAG GAGAACGGTCATGTCAAGTCCAATGGGGATGCCACAGACACGGCCGCTCCAAATGGTTCTGCCGACGCCAAGGAGCCTGAAGCGGGTGCTGGAGGGGACGCCATCGAGCCAGCGCCCGATGGTGAGGCCGCCAAACCAGAAGGTGAGGCCGCTGCCAAGGATAtctccaagaagaagaagaatttcTTCCTGAAGAAATCTTTCAACTTCAAGGGCCTGAAACTGAAGAAGACCAagaaggaggaggtgaaggaggaagaggaggaggcggCCGCTTCCGCCGAGGAGAAACCTGCAGAGAACGGAGCCCCTGCGGCTACGGAGGAGAAGAAAGCAGAGGACGGGGAGGAGGAGGTTGTGGCGGCTACTGCAGAAGCCCCTAAGGCCGAGGAGGCGCAGGCTAAAGCAGAGGAGGCAcctaaggaggaggaggatgtaaaGGAGGCGGCTGCACCTGCCCCAGAGCCAACCAAACCAACAGAGGAGACCAGCTCGACCCCCGCGGCAGTAGCCCCCTCCCAACAGAATGCAGAGTGA